In Buchnera aphidicola (Eriosoma grossulariae), a genomic segment contains:
- the holA gene encoding DNA polymerase III subunit delta: MTIFYDNLDINLQKKLYSCYILQGKEIILCQDSEELIIHYANKNGYYKIKYFYPNNKLEWEKIFSMNINKNIFVEKKILIINISLHEMKNNNYKTINTLIHTSNNYTLLIIKCYQDFYFNTKKIFYTNPYNNGLLVNCTILNHISFKKWFDNKIKKNKIIINKNIQKILCSYYENNLLSLSKILDVLSLIYFNSEVQITEIYNIISDECLFNVFQWSTSILSGNGKKSVKILKKLIDSHYEPIILIRVLQKSILKIIQTQYLMTNMLSNIKKTNTIKLFDKNNFLKLYKIIKLLSKIEINIKTHKKNSIWIQLKILSLTFN, encoded by the coding sequence ATGACTATTTTTTATGACAATCTTGATATTAATTTACAAAAAAAATTATATTCTTGTTATATTCTACAAGGGAAAGAAATCATTTTGTGCCAAGATAGTGAAGAATTAATAATTCATTACGCAAATAAAAATGGCTATTATAAAATAAAATATTTTTATCCAAATAACAAATTAGAATGGGAAAAAATATTTTCAATGAATATTAACAAAAATATTTTTGTAGAAAAAAAAATATTAATTATAAACATTTCTCTCCATGAAATGAAAAATAATAATTATAAAACGATTAATACATTAATCCATACATCAAATAACTACACCTTATTAATAATAAAATGTTATCAAGATTTTTACTTTAATACAAAAAAAATTTTTTATACAAATCCATATAATAATGGATTATTAGTTAATTGCACTATCTTGAATCATATTAGTTTTAAAAAATGGTTTGATAATAAAATCAAAAAAAATAAAATAATTATTAATAAAAATATTCAAAAAATATTATGCTCATATTATGAAAATAATTTATTATCATTATCAAAAATATTAGATGTACTATCTTTAATATATTTTAATTCTGAAGTACAAATAACAGAAATTTATAATATAATTAGTGATGAATGTTTATTTAATGTATTCCAATGGTCAACATCAATTTTAAGTGGAAATGGTAAAAAATCTGTTAAAATTTTAAAAAAACTTATTGATAGCCATTATGAACCAATTATTTTAATTAGAGTTTTACAAAAATCAATATTAAAAATCATTCAAACACAGTATTTAATGACGAATATGTTGTCAAATATTAAAAAAACAAATACAATTAAATTATTTGATAAAAATAATTTTTTAAAATTATATAAAATAATAAAATTATTATCAAAAATAGAAATCAATATAAAAACCCATAAAAAAAATTCTATCTGGATTCAATTAAAAATATTATCATTAACTTTTAATTAA
- a CDS encoding adenylyltransferase/cytidyltransferase family protein, which produces MNSIYAIFGGSFDPIHYGHLNIINKIIKEIKLKEIIILPNYKPIYRNKSITNIIHRIKMIKYAISNQIQYKINLIEVKKKLFLL; this is translated from the coding sequence ATGAATTCAATATATGCAATATTTGGTGGTTCATTTGATCCTATTCATTATGGACATTTAAATATAATAAATAAAATTATCAAAGAAATAAAACTTAAAGAAATAATAATTTTACCTAATTATAAACCAATATATCGAAATAAATCGATTACGAATATTATTCATCGAATTAAAATGATCAAATATGCTATATCTAATCAGATTCAATATAAAATTAATTTAATTGAAGTAAAAAAAAAATTATTTTTACTATAA
- a CDS encoding nicotinate-nicotinamide nucleotide adenylyltransferase, with the protein MGEDNLINIQTWKEWNKLLNFCHLIICPRKNNNLKLNQILKKWIQKNKITNINLLKKSASGYIFFSKINCINISSTVIRNMYYQNQNEKNLVPQKVLNYIKKHNLYQDPS; encoded by the coding sequence ATAGGAGAAGATAATTTAATTAATATACAAACTTGGAAAGAATGGAACAAATTATTAAACTTTTGCCATTTAATAATTTGTCCTAGAAAAAATAACAACTTAAAATTAAATCAAATATTAAAAAAATGGATCCAGAAAAATAAAATTACTAATATAAATTTATTAAAAAAAAGTGCATCTGGATATATTTTTTTTTCAAAAATTAATTGTATTAATATTTCTTCAACAGTAATCAGAAATATGTATTATCAAAATCAAAATGAAAAAAATTTAGTACCTCAAAAAGTTTTAAACTATATAAAAAAACATAATCTATATCAAGATCCTTCATGA